TGGGGAAACATCAGCAGTTGATTATGGTGTAAAAGTTGTCCAGAAATGGTAAGATAAGCACATGCACGTATGgtgaattggccggtcccaagtTGACCAtaactgtgagtgtgtgcttgtgttgttGTCTGTGTCTATGCATGGCTTTGCAGTGCACAGGGTTGCACCCAAAATGtcctccgcctcacgccccagccagctgggataggctccagctccccacgacagcagatgaagcagtttagaaaatggatgggtggatggatggttcCGGTATTATGCTAACATATAGATACAGAATGTCGCACAACATGACTCAGACAGCCaaatcattcattaattcattcattttataaaGGCTTGTTCTGCTCTAGCGGAgaggtggagcctatcccagctggcataggtcatgaggagggggacactctgggcatgacgccagtgcaccacggagcccacggagccacacagagacatacaaaccacacacacaaacactcacatctgtggtcaatttgggactggccaattcacctgatgtgcatgtgtttggaggtgagaggaaacctgagaactcagagagaacccatgcagacacgggaagaacatgcaaactccgcacagagcaggactcgaacctggaaccaccttgctgtgcagtggcagggctacccactgcgccaccgtgccgccaccAGCCAAATCATGTCGGGGAGAATTTGTCCAGAAAGCAGAAAATCACTGAGAGCAGGTCGTCCATCTGATGGAACAAGGATAATCAGACCATCATCCAGGAAGCTACCTTATTTAACATGGAACATTTTAATATCACCTTATTACAGCCAGGTGGCTGAAGCTCAATCACATTTTACCAACCTCATTAAATCAGTGAGGCAGGGACAACTCACTCTACCTGACTCACTCAAACCAATACCTGGTCCATCCTGAACCTCCTATCTTACATTGCATGCCTCTTTTCACAGGTACGTCTGCGTTTTAAGGAGATCCAGCGTAGCAAGGAGAAGCTGACCTCCCATGTGACGCGTGAAGAGTTCCAAGAAGCCTACTGCGAGCTTTGTACCCGGCCTGATGTCTACTTCTTACTGGTTCAACTGTCAAAGGACCGTGAATGTCTGGACCCTCAGGACCTCCGCCTTTTCTTGGAGACAGAGCAGGGTTTGTCTCTGGCGACGACCGAGGGCTGCTGTGAACTCCTCAAGCGCTACGAGCCATCTGTCCAGGGCCAGGAGATAGGGATACTTGGTCTGGATGGGTTCTCTCGGTACCTGCAGTCTACAGAGTGCCAGCTGCTCGACCCTGAGCACCTTGGAGTTTGTCAGGATATGAACATGCCTTTGTGCCATTACTACATCAGGTGCAAGTCAAAGTTTAAAACTCTATAATCTATGTCGTTATTACCAGTGTCAACCATAATTACAGTCAGTCTCGAAGATTGCCCCTGTCAGTGATTGTCCCATCATAGTTTGCGGTTAGTTTAAGACTGACACAGTTGAGTATCTCCTTCGGGTTGTGGACTAGCAGTACAGAAACTAtggtttgattttgtttgttttacagttaaaagtagaaccaaggcagtcacactGCAACTTCCCACGACAAcattgaattcaaaattttaccctgacttacttgcataggtcaaaaaaAGTACGTCAGAGCACCAGCTCTGACGTATTTTCAtcgatcaaagcactagctttgatctatagtcttacactggtcttctccctcgtctttctatcttatgtgcttcctgagtgtacaaaagtggaaatttgaccttgacctagttttctcaaggtcaaggtcttcatctcaatttcatcccctttgccgcctgatcaatgtgctttttgtttcatctttctatccgcaacggttgcaaagatatttggtggactgacggatggacgaacagactaacacacaaacactgacaaatacaatacatcaccgctttgaagcgggatgtaaaaataacaaACGCAAATAACATCTGGCACAAAAACGTGTTTAAAcctattttatttcaattgcTTTTACATTCAGTACAATGATGAATTGTGTTAACTGAGCCCATGCAGaaattgttgtttatttagGATCCTACTTATTACCATGGAAACCAAGAAGAAGAACGACTATTGTTTCTTGGTTTCACACAAATGACAATGATATAACAAAATCTTCAAACATCACAGCATGAAATACAATATAGGCATATGAAGAGAAATCAGATTGACTTTATCACAACTACAGcagtacctcgagatacaagtacCTCTAGATAGTaaaacctcgagatacgagttgaatCCGACTGACTTCGTAAGTCAAataacatttccccatttaatataaataaaatcactgTAATTCATCCAGCCTTGTAGAAATGCTCCAAATCCtctaaattctgaaaaaaaatcaaccaagaTGCTTGCAGACATTACCTGGGTATAATTAATTATCTAGAAGTTCCTTAAATGATAACGTatgatcttgttctttcccacCAACACGTGGGGAAGAACGAGATCTgttctcagctgatgttgtaacCATCCACTAACACGTGGTATAGAATGAGATCCAGTTTCACTTGATAATGTATTTGTTCATCAACCACCGTGGTAAAAAATGAGATCCGATCTctgctgatgttgtatccatccaccaacatgtagGAAAGAACGAAATCCGGTGTCAGCAGATGTATCCATCTACCAACATAtaggaaagaatgagatccggtctcagctgatgttgtatccatccacaaACACGTgagaaagaacgagatccggtcccaGCTGATGTTGTGTtcatccaccaactagcagtGGTGTCCCAATCCACGGCGTGTATCAAATTATAGACATAGCAACGtctcgtatctcaaacaactcgtatgtcgagcagctcatatctcgaggttctactgtatatgTCACCATATGCATGACAAAGGAAAATCGTATGAAACATCtttagaaaatgtgactgtGTAGAAACAGAACAGGGTTTACACCAGAATATGAGTGTTATTCATACTGCGTTTCTTCCTCAGCACCTCATACCGCTCCTACCTGCTGGATGATCAGGTCCACGGCAGAGCAGACTTGGGGGGGTTGATCAAGGCCCTGCAGTCAGGCTGTCGATGTGTGGAGCTGGGAGTAACTGATGGCCCGGAGGGAGAGCCTCTCCTTGGTGTTGACTATGGGTTGGATATCCctcgccatcatcatcaccatcatcatcaacacaaTGCTCCTGTCACTATCCGCTCTGCTCTGGAGGTGGTCAATAAGTATGCCTTTCTGACATCTCAGTACCCACTCTTGGTGTACTTGTGTCACCGCTGCTCTCCCTCCCAGCAGCGCACCATGGCGCATCATCTAAAGAAAGTGTTTGGCCCCCGTCTTTACACTCCAGGGGCCTTACCGGTCAGCCTGGGAGGGCGAGCCACAACCTTACCCTCCCCCGAACAGCTAAAGGGACGCATCTTGATGGTGGGGAAGAAGCTCCTCCCAGAGCAAGATGGGTCCGATGGGGAGGTATcggaggaggacgaagagaTTGGAGGAGGTGGACCTCTGGCAGGACGGCGAATGACCATCCCTGGTGAGGAAGAACTGGGTGCGGTCTTGGTGGTGCCTCCACCATCACAACCCAgaaagctccgcctccacaAAGAACTTTCAGACCTCATGGCCATTGCTCGGACCAGCAGCCGTACCTTCTATGCCCAGAGAACCAGTCACAAACAGGCTCAGCAGCAGTCACCTCCCAGCAGTCCTTCCTCCCCTAACACACCAATGGCTCCTGAGTTGCCATATTGGACCCTTTGTTCCCTGGGTGAGGGAGAGGCTGGGCGACTGACCACTGAGAGTCCAGAAGACCTTGTAATGTTCACCAAACGCACCCTTACTAGGGTACGACCCAGTTCAGTGCGTCTCGATTCCAGTAACCCCAACCCACAAGGATACTGGAAAGGGGGACTCCAGTTAGTGGCTCTGAACCAGCAGACCCCTGGTGCTATGCTGGACCTACACAGAGGTCGCTTCTCACAGAATGGAGGATGTGGTTATGTCCTCCGGCCCACTGTGATGAGGGACGAGGTGTCTTATTTCAGTGCCCACACACAGGGCTGCGTGCCAGGAGTGCCACCTCAAACTCTACGAATCAAGGTgttgatttcatttttgttttgtaacattgATGATTTCATGAAGGCTTGATTTGTCTTGGATGCAGTTTCTTGGCTGCTTGAGCAccttgtcttctctgcaggttATCAGTGCCCATAATCTTCCCAAACCCCTGGGATCAGGGGCAAAGGGAGAGGTCATTGACCCGTATGTGGTTCTGGAACTGCATGGTGTCCCTGCAGACTGTGCAGAACAACGGACCCGAACAGCTGCACAGAATCAGGATGATCCTCTGTTCGACGAGACCTTTGAGTTTCAAGTAAGGAAGGTTTCCCGCCGGATTTatttgtgaatttattttatatagtaGAAACCATGTTCATTCCAcacatccttccatccatcctccatccatccatccatccatccatccatccatccatccatccatccatccatttttttgcaGACAAGACAATTGCAATCATTTTGTCTGCAAGATGATCTCAATTATCTTGTCTGCAGCCATTTATACACCTTACAGGTCAGGGTTCTACCTTGAGATAGTTGTAATGCTGTCCATATCTTCATTCAATATACAAGCAAAATTGGAGAAATAAAGATCCCTCAAAACACCACTGcaagttggtggatggatacaacatcagctaagACCGGATCTACTACTTTACCActtgttggtggatggatacaacagcTGAGatggatctcattctttaccacgtgttggctgatggatataacatcagctgagaccagatctcgttctttaccacgtctTGTTGGATGGagacaacatcagctgagacccgatctcgttctcattggtggagtaaagacatagctCTTGTGTTCACATGACttctacatttcttttcattctttattattgtttacgTAACATATATTATCCCAGAACCAAACAATCAAGGGAAGAAAATACAGCAAATTGTGTTGATAAACAGGTCACCACGTGACCTCAGACATgagctgacaaataaaaatagtaGCACACAGGCTAAATTTAACTGGGAGGTAAGTTGAACAAGATTAAATGGGATTCTGCACAATGTGagctaaaatatgtaaatatagtaTTGAAATAAACATTACAGACCAGAAACGGCAGCATGTGTCCTTCAAAGTGACATAGCATTTTGTGTAAATTCCAGGGTAAGTGTTAGTCATATTTAGATCATGTACATGTAtccattgtcatcatcatcagtcattttcatattaccaccggtatatccgccgcagcgggtcacagggagctggagactatcccagtggcatagggcgtgaggcgggggacactccgggcactacgccagtgcaccgcggagccacacaaaaagacatacaaccactcacacacacaatcactcctacgggcaatttgggactggccaatcaacctgaagcacatgcttatggaggtgggaggaagccggacagaacccacgcagacagcaTGCAAATTCCTTCTGTATATtaccaaagtgctttaaacagtctgtaagagtgtgggaaaaggtaatacagatataaatggtttaatataagtatggggagggttcataaatgataaattacctttaaaataaaatgaatagtttgtcgctacatCGCGGAATTTTGGTTTTCAAGGGtgcctggaacacattaaccacgagtaaagagggattactgtattttattaatacagtgcgccctcggtctTTGCAGTCAATGTAttccagaaaccacacgcgattgaggaatcctcaatcgagattgcgatctatttatcttattctttacagtaatttaaacaattatgaaccctccccatactgatattaaaccacttttaatctgtattaccttttcttaCACTCTTTgcgactatttaaagcacttttgtgtcttacgaaagtccgagactgaagGAAGGAAGGCACTTCTGGATGTCAgacaatagaatgcgcgtacggtatcacgtgactgccgaccaaaaatccgcgataaGGTGGAGTCACAATCGTTGATGCGCAATCACGGGAAGGCGCACTGTAAATGGTTcctacaaatctattttaagctgaaaaacaatttcaaatgtcattttttaaatatacagtaatccctcgcgaatcaaacctatgacttatTTTTCCACGCGTATCCGCGCCTCATTATgtctggcttcacctcattgcggatttttagtaggtagtcacatgatattgtattctattggttgacagcatccataagtgtgctgcattccgagactcacttCCGTGTATTgaataaaacacttaaaaagtgctttaaacaatctataagagtgtgggaaaggtaatacagatatacagtaaagtggtttcatatcagtatggggaaggttcatgaacgtttaaattaccgtaaataatgaaataaatagttgaTAGTTGTTCCGTGAgtcacggaacgcagcacacttacggatgctgtcagccactagaatgcgcgtacggtatcacatgactactaCTAAAAacccgcgatgaggtgaagcagggcatcttgaagcgcaaatacacgagggattactgtatattgatttagaaaaaaacaggCATTGAGAAGAGAGAAAATCAATACAGTATGAAGAACAAGTATTTATAATacagtaaagaataaaagactttaattaaatcaaaagatgagaaaataaaaatcatatgaAGAGACCTAAGTTGACATATTAAAGAGAACTTTTGAATAGTCTGAGAAGTCTGCAGCAAACCTTCAGGAGCTGAGAAGAGCTGTCAGACCTCAGGTACTCAGCAGCTTCTTGAGCTGACGCAGCCGATGGGGCTTCCAGTGAAGGAAGGGGTTAAATGCTGGAATCCAGCTGATAACGTCTGGAGCCACAGTTCCACACAGCTGGAACATTTCTCACACAGTCTGTTTGAATTAGAAGGCTTGGGTTCTTCATTTAGAACCTGTCCCACAAAGACACGTCCATGACCCCATAGTAATTCTTCACTTTTCAAGAAGTATGCCTTATTACCTTAgatccccccaccccatccaccCAGAGCAGTCTACAGTCTGTAGTACATTTAGCAACTTACAATTAAACAGAtgtgacagaacacacacacatacacacacacacatacacacacacacccatacacgcTTGTGGCAAGTTGGCTTTCGTTCTGCGAAGAAATGATCAACTGATAAGGCCTCTGCTTCTTgctgtccgtgtgtgtgtgtgtgtgtgcgtgtgtgtatgtgtgtgtgcatgtgtcagtGCATGCAGGctcgtgtatgtgtgtgtgtgtctatgtacaCAAATCATTTGTGAGATGAAATTATGTCTTTTGCTATTCAgggatttttgtgttttcttttttttgtttccatggttacggGTTAGACTTAAGGTCATTTTGAACAGATCTGAAATACTGTGCAGTATTTTTTAACAATCTTTCTACATAGAAGGCCAGGTTCTGAAGTAGTGCTGGTTGCGACTCATGTTTTTaaggtgtttatttgtttgtcctttatttttgtttccatggttacagttCAATCTCAGGCTGTGAGTGGGATTTCTCTCAGAAGAGGGTTTCCAGGGCATGAAACAATATATCATCTTCTCATGCACACATCTCCCATGTTCTGCAGAGATGGTTTGCTATTTTGGGAGTgtaccttttaaaaaaaacggtCAAGAATTATTAATGAAAGGAACTTATTGATTCTAAATCAGTAACTATTTACAGGCTGTATGAAAAACAGACCATCAGGATTTCCTGCTTGTTTACGACTCGTCGTGTTCAAACTAATGAGAGGCCTcgttttagtgtgtgtgaccgtgtTACTGTGAGTGACTGTgtctttgagtgtgtgttttagtgtgtgatttgtgtgtgtgtgtgtgtgtgtgtgtgtgtgtgtgtgtgtgtgtgtgtgtgtgtgtgtgtgtgtgtgtgtgtgtgactgtctgTTTTAGTGTGTGGACTGTGTCTTTTAGTGTGTGgactgtgtgttttagtgtttgTGACTGTGTAGCTACAAACACATACAGCGTGTATATTTATGTTTTCCATGAATAAGGAAGGTAAAGCTTTTAGATCCCACACACTCAGCTAATGTTGATTGAATAAGGAAGCATCCGACTCATTTTCTCTTCTGTCATATATActgcacacatgcatacatatgtatatgtgtttAATATACTATTTGATTACAAACAAAAGTTATacgtacatatacagtataatctcACTAAATAATACAGTAGATCCTCAGATATAATATAGTagtacctcagataataatccatccaccaacacatggtaaagaatgagatcaggTCTCAGCTGCTgttgcatccatccaccaacctgtggtggtgtcctgaatcATGACTCCTATTTTGGATTTCCactcgtatgtcaaacaaaactaTGGACAAAGTGACTGCTTGTAtctcaatcaacttttatgtCAAGCAGCTTGCATCTTGAGCTACTACTCTCTGTATCTATTCATATACAAATTCATTCACAGgcatactgtacataaacaGTACTGTTTTGAATGCATTCTTAAAAGGAGCAGGATCCCTCACCAGTGTGGTGgcattcattttataaaaatgacacatttcatggtggcacggtggcgcagcgggtagcgctgtcaccgcacaacaCGGTGGGtacgggtttgagtcccgctctatgctaagtttgcatgttctccccgtgtcttcgtgggttctctccgggttctccggcttcaaCCCATTTCctaaaacatgcgcttcaggttaattggccagtcccaaattgcctgtaggagtcagtgtgtgtgtgtggttgtctgtgtttgtgtgtggcgtAGCggcgcactggtgtcgtgcctggagtgtcccccacctcacgtcctatgccagctgggataggctccagctccccatgactcgctgcggcggataaagcggagtaaaatgaatgaatgaatgacatattTCATGATCACATAAGTTTGATGTGAATCAGATTTATGAActacactgtatgttttgaaACAGACGTACTTGAGATGAGCGTTTTCCCACTGGTTCAAAGCAGCATAACGagatttcagctttttcatttcattttttgtttccagGTAAACATGCCAGAGCTGGCCTTATTGCGCTTCGTGGTGTTAGATGACGACTACATTGGAGACGATTTTATCGGCCAGTATAGTCTAGCCTTTGAATGCCTTCAGCCCGGCTACCGCAATGTGCCCCTGCTGGGTATGATGGGGGACCTGCTTCCCCACACCAGCCTGTTTGTACACGTGGCCATCACTAACCGACCAGGAGGAGGGAAGGCCCAGCGGCGAGGTCTGTCTGTGAGGAGAGTGGGCAGGCGAGGGAGGGAGTACGTCGTGTTGAGGCACACTGGCATGAAGATGGTAGATGAGGCCTTCAAACCAGCTGGTGGCCTCCTCAAGGAGGCAACAGACCTGCGTGAAGATGCTCAGGTGAGGCGAGACATTTATAATATGTTTAGAAAGGTAACTGAATCGGTTTTATATAGGGAAACTAATGTGGCTAACTAATGTGGCTAATCACTAAAACCTGAATAAAATTGACCTAAACCATGAACACTAAATTTATTtggaaaatcaaaaaaacacCATGATCTCTGAACTTCGATACATGGTAAACACAGGTATAGATAAGGTGTCCTCAATGGGGGCGGGGTCTACTGATCACCCTTATGATTCAAACCACCCATTGGCACTGCATTACACATGCCTACCTCTAAACCTGcagcactctctctctctctctctcactctctctctctctctctctctctctctctctctctctctctctctctctctctctctctctctctctctctctctctctcatatatgtgtgtgtgtgtgtgatatgtgatAGATACTTTACTTTAGATATATGTTATTTATCCCGAActggaaatttaaatgttacagtAGCATTTAAATATAAGAACAGACATGACTTGGAGTTGTATTGAGGAGCTCAGTTATAGGAGTCTGCCGATGAAAGACCTCCTCTGCTGGccgaaggtggtgtgcagggtgTGGGTGGTGTTCCCCATGGTCGATCTAAACTTGGACATGGACCTCCTCTCTACAACAGTCTCAACAGAGTCCAAATCCTGGCCAATCAAAGAACCAGCCCTCTGGATGATCACAGAACCGGCCCTCTCGGTATCCTGTTCCTGGCACCGTCACCCTGACACAATGGCATAGGACAGCACAGTAGACTGGTGGAATAGTCTAAGCAGCTCAGAGCTGATGGTGGATGATGCCAGCCTctttaggaagtacatcctattCTGATCTTTCTTGCATACACAGTCCAATTTGTACgaccagtccagtttgctgtctagctacagccccaggtacttatatgtgtccacaacctccacctccttgccCCCTTGACCACTGGCTGTGGGGATGGAGTTGCCCAccatccagcaccatctccttttttttgcagttgttcAGCTGGAGCTCATTCTGCTGACACTGTCCCACAAAGTCCGTTACCATCCTCCTTTACTCCCCCTcgtcaccctccctgatacatgtcACAATCGCGATGTCATCCGAGAACTTCTCAATTTGGCAcgtgtggtggggtttcgtttttcttgaggacaggagacagtgtaaaatacaagatatttatttgtccattcaagtcatgtttaggttgagtagtagtacaataatatcatcaataggttgagtatgagtccaataacatcatcgatgatattgacagacagacaggttcaacaaacagacaggttcaacaaatacttatctaagcatgatgagagctctggagacaataaaaaagtcctccggtgtgttgttgcagagtactctgggtacaggaaaaacttcaagtacaaactaaaaaatggatcacatctctttttataccctaaaggtgtgactaggggaaGGTATTAAACTcagcccatctgctttcaaccagttctttacgggctctcagttggtacgtcctgacctccagacgttaccaaaaatatcaagtcgacagtttcacaaaactatttgatgacgtaatataattagtcatgcgaaccctgtgaggatctgcttcagacattctctggatgaccctgtgcagaaacatacattctaatttcaggtacagtgtatgaaatgatctggccagctgcttctgtcagtgtctaacttcttccaaggatacccacagtcatgcaagcatttccaaatatggtctaacaggaattattttcatgcagcgtcttcatgacctcgagacatccgggggccaccttcacaagcgctgaatgatatgacacacacaacactccagatctttggttctatgaaatgatattattttgttatattattgtattattttattatattaaaaactttccaccacacacgTATCCCAGTTGTGCTAGAAGTCTgtcgtgtagagggtgaagagaagggggtaGAGCACGGTTCCCTGTGGAGTAATACAGGGTAATTCACAAAGGCAATCAAAATCAGGCAGACAGCTCGGACTAGGGAATAGGCGGAGATCAAAGAACAGACAAAGTCAAAATAGGATCGGAACATCAGGCAGGACACTACGACTGGAGAGTCAGTGCGAATGCTAAACAAGAATCCAAAGGACTGGAAATTGCGCCCCCACTCCacaactacagcacaatttggactgcAAATCTATCTgtcctatctgccactctctctctgtctctctctcttttccttgcctgTCTCTATCcctattgtatttcctttcccacagaactggtcaaggcagatgactgccttccagagtctggctcctgCCCGAATGAGGGAGGACCCATTTGGGCAGGACCCAGTGgcggagtttttccccgccgctgttgcttatacttgctctggggggttctgttgggtttctctttctgacaatgtgattaagcactgtacaaataaaggttgattgagtgagtgattgactgactgactgattgataaACAATCAAACAGAGGACAGAGGGCTGAATATGAAGAGTTGAGTCTGATTAAGTGGGTGGTTGCAGGTGCAGgtgaaaagaatgaaatgatAACTAGTGCGATGATCTGCGTCTGTCACGTTCTGTTTTGCCTTTGTCATACGTttctgactttgtcttttgttgattggttttcagttcatgtacttttctggttttctgttactgcCACATTCATGATTcgctgcacctggtttgtttcccctgattGTTTTGCTTGGTGTTTAGGCAAACTGTCTTTAGTTCTTCCCTTAGTTAAGTAGTTGATCATTAGTTCCACCCGAAACTAATATAGCACCCTGGTCTGTCTAATTAAGGCTCTTCATTGTCGCAGCGTAATTCAGTATTCGTTTGATCAGAAAGCCTTGTATGCCAATCGTTATTGTtactccttttcctcctttatACAACCACAAGTTTGCCTTGCCTAGTCTGTTTTTGGATTTTGACCCCTTGCCTGTTTGACCACGATTTTTGTCTTTGATGCCCTGTGTATGACCTTTGGTCTGTCTGTTGGATTACTGTTTTGCCTGCCTTCCTCCTTGCTTCTGATCATCTAGTTTTGACCCCTGCCTGGAAATGACTACAAATTTGGATATCCCGCTGTTGCTGTAATCTCGGTGCTTTCCTGGTTTTGAAAACGGACTGATTAGAGAGTTTCGATTTTGTGACCCTTTGCCTGATTCCTCTGCAATTTGGAATAATTAGGGACTCAAGGTAGGCAAAGATCTGAAACAACATGATAAGTTAGTAa
This window of the Antennarius striatus isolate MH-2024 chromosome 12, ASM4005453v1, whole genome shotgun sequence genome carries:
- the plcl1 gene encoding inactive phospholipase C-like protein 1 isoform X1, with the translated sequence MSDRDGFGDGLSNDGAPDFIPPRAPRGRRTGVILPGGGQDADTVVLDSAKAAPRRSSIIKDPSIQKVGGGRKKTVSFSSMPSEKKVSSAADCLAFMQGGCELKKVRPNSRVYCRFYTLDSDLSCLRWEPSKKDGDRARLDVSSIREVRTGKSTETFLHNGPLSEHLAEEAAFSVIHGDEYQSLDLVALSADVANIWVTGLRYLLAHPSVIGAAGGGSGGGVLVEGGLSVEGSLGGKMRREWLVAEFSQVDEDGYGIVSEDVAVATICKLCPGIKETKVRLRFKEIQRSKEKLTSHVTREEFQEAYCELCTRPDVYFLLVQLSKDRECLDPQDLRLFLETEQGLSLATTEGCCELLKRYEPSVQGQEIGILGLDGFSRYLQSTECQLLDPEHLGVCQDMNMPLCHYYISTSYRSYLLDDQVHGRADLGGLIKALQSGCRCVELGVTDGPEGEPLLGVDYGLDIPRHHHHHHHQHNAPVTIRSALEVVNKYAFLTSQYPLLVYLCHRCSPSQQRTMAHHLKKVFGPRLYTPGALPVSLGGRATTLPSPEQLKGRILMVGKKLLPEQDGSDGEVSEEDEEIGGGGPLAGRRMTIPGEEELGAVLVVPPPSQPRKLRLHKELSDLMAIARTSSRTFYAQRTSHKQAQQQSPPSSPSSPNTPMAPELPYWTLCSLGEGEAGRLTTESPEDLVMFTKRTLTRVRPSSVRLDSSNPNPQGYWKGGLQLVALNQQTPGAMLDLHRGRFSQNGGCGYVLRPTVMRDEVSYFSAHTQGCVPGVPPQTLRIKVISAHNLPKPLGSGAKGEVIDPYVVLELHGVPADCAEQRTRTAAQNQDDPLFDETFEFQVNMPELALLRFVVLDDDYIGDDFIGQYSLAFECLQPGYRNVPLLGMMGDLLPHTSLFVHVAITNRPGGGKAQRRGLSVRRVGRRGREYVVLRHTGMKMVDEAFKPAGGLLKEATDLREDAQSTVSSFKELCGLPTVAKLKQCIQSLATRLQSPEGTMGATMVLKEGYPCLEAVANLSEPTRKLLAAYGTMITAQKQLIESADAVQERIAQVQREGMDFHEELPRLGEKEGLKGRKLSKAVESFTWNITVLKGQTDLLRGAKIDSLDALRQLALACEACGLISSSPSSTSSSSNFSTAELHYSSHPLSGRRSSTQGNGRI
- the plcl1 gene encoding inactive phospholipase C-like protein 1 isoform X2 gives rise to the protein MSDRDGFGDGLSNDGAPDFIPPRAPRGRRTGVILPGGGQDADTVVLDSAKAAPRRSSIIKVRLRFKEIQRSKEKLTSHVTREEFQEAYCELCTRPDVYFLLVQLSKDRECLDPQDLRLFLETEQGLSLATTEGCCELLKRYEPSVQGQEIGILGLDGFSRYLQSTECQLLDPEHLGVCQDMNMPLCHYYISTSYRSYLLDDQVHGRADLGGLIKALQSGCRCVELGVTDGPEGEPLLGVDYGLDIPRHHHHHHHQHNAPVTIRSALEVVNKYAFLTSQYPLLVYLCHRCSPSQQRTMAHHLKKVFGPRLYTPGALPVSLGGRATTLPSPEQLKGRILMVGKKLLPEQDGSDGEVSEEDEEIGGGGPLAGRRMTIPGEEELGAVLVVPPPSQPRKLRLHKELSDLMAIARTSSRTFYAQRTSHKQAQQQSPPSSPSSPNTPMAPELPYWTLCSLGEGEAGRLTTESPEDLVMFTKRTLTRVRPSSVRLDSSNPNPQGYWKGGLQLVALNQQTPGAMLDLHRGRFSQNGGCGYVLRPTVMRDEVSYFSAHTQGCVPGVPPQTLRIKVISAHNLPKPLGSGAKGEVIDPYVVLELHGVPADCAEQRTRTAAQNQDDPLFDETFEFQVNMPELALLRFVVLDDDYIGDDFIGQYSLAFECLQPGYRNVPLLGMMGDLLPHTSLFVHVAITNRPGGGKAQRRGLSVRRVGRRGREYVVLRHTGMKMVDEAFKPAGGLLKEATDLREDAQSTVSSFKELCGLPTVAKLKQCIQSLATRLQSPEGTMGATMVLKEGYPCLEAVANLSEPTRKLLAAYGTMITAQKQLIESADAVQERIAQVQREGMDFHEELPRLGEKEGLKGRKLSKAVESFTWNITVLKGQTDLLRGAKIDSLDALRQLALACEACGLISSSPSSTSSSSNFSTAELHYSSHPLSGRRSSTQGNGRI